In a genomic window of Streptomyces sp. SJL17-4:
- a CDS encoding alkaline phosphatase PhoX, with translation MSATRRQILSRTGATAAGIAFTGTLSELFAGSASAAAGGHTGRAGYGPLVPDPDGLLDLPAGFRYRVLSRQGDPLRSGEGPVPSNPDGMGAFAGRRGRVHLVRNHENRVTGKVGVPTVPGLTYDPAAKGGCTALELDGRNDVLGERVAIAGTAVNCAGGPTPWRTWLTCEETEDKAGTNGYTKDHGFIFEVDGADPHRTGAVPLTAMGRFQHEAIAVDPASGIVYETEDAFERPFGLFYRFLPHRPLGGTGSLRAGGALEAMRVPGVADLSVIQEAGTRFEGIEWVPVPDPQAAQTPIRHQDFGPRGITHAQKLEGCYWGGRAVYFVSSFARVKDGSGATHFGQVWKYEPHRRRLTLVVVFGPDTDIRLPGESPDNICLAPSGGLMVSEDGDGAQHVYGVSEKGEVYAVARGGQNIGTPEAPEWGEFAGVTFSPDRGTMYVNCYTPGTTFAVTGPWC, from the coding sequence ATGTCCGCAACACGACGTCAGATCCTGTCCCGCACCGGCGCCACCGCCGCCGGGATCGCCTTCACCGGCACCCTCTCCGAACTCTTCGCCGGCAGCGCGAGCGCCGCGGCCGGCGGCCACACGGGACGGGCCGGCTACGGCCCCCTCGTCCCCGACCCCGACGGTCTGCTCGACCTTCCGGCCGGCTTCCGCTACCGGGTCCTCTCCCGGCAGGGCGATCCGCTCCGCTCCGGCGAGGGCCCCGTCCCCAGCAACCCCGACGGCATGGGCGCCTTCGCCGGCCGTCGCGGCCGCGTGCACCTCGTCCGCAACCACGAGAACCGGGTCACCGGGAAGGTCGGCGTCCCGACCGTCCCCGGCCTGACGTACGACCCGGCCGCCAAGGGCGGCTGTACGGCCCTGGAGCTCGACGGCCGGAACGACGTCCTCGGCGAGCGGGTCGCCATCGCCGGTACGGCCGTCAACTGCGCCGGCGGGCCCACCCCCTGGCGTACCTGGCTGACCTGCGAGGAGACCGAGGACAAGGCCGGGACGAACGGCTACACCAAGGACCACGGCTTCATCTTCGAGGTCGACGGAGCCGACCCGCACCGCACCGGAGCCGTCCCGCTCACCGCGATGGGCCGCTTCCAGCACGAGGCGATCGCGGTCGACCCGGCGAGCGGCATCGTCTACGAGACGGAGGACGCCTTCGAGCGCCCCTTCGGCCTCTTCTACCGCTTCCTCCCCCACCGGCCGCTCGGCGGCACCGGCTCGCTGCGCGCGGGCGGCGCCCTGGAGGCCATGCGGGTCCCGGGCGTCGCCGACCTCTCGGTGATCCAGGAGGCGGGCACCCGTTTCGAGGGGATCGAGTGGGTCCCCGTACCCGACCCGCAGGCGGCACAGACCCCGATCAGACACCAGGACTTCGGCCCCCGGGGCATCACCCACGCGCAGAAGCTGGAGGGCTGCTACTGGGGCGGCCGCGCCGTGTACTTCGTGTCCTCCTTCGCGCGCGTGAAGGACGGTTCCGGCGCGACGCACTTCGGCCAGGTCTGGAAGTACGAGCCGCACCGGCGCCGGCTCACCCTGGTCGTCGTCTTCGGCCCGGACACCGACATCCGGCTGCCCGGCGAATCGCCGGACAACATCTGTCTGGCACCGAGCGGAGGCCTGATGGTCAGCGAGGACGGCGACGGGGCGCAGCACGTCTACGGGGTGAGCGAGAAGGGCGAGGTGTACGCCGTCGCCCGGGGCGGGCAGAACATCGGCACGCCCGAAGCCCCGGAGTGGGGCGAGTTCGCGGGCGTCACCTTCTCCCCCGACCGGGGAACGATGTACGTCAACTGCTACACGCCGGGGACGACGTTCGCGGTGACCGGCCCGTGGTGCTGA
- a CDS encoding PPK2 family polyphosphate kinase produces MAKKDGSRQRKRQDASLRELLRVPGGERVDLAAYDAAATPGGPADKAAGLAATAALAPRLAGLQERLYAASTAGDRRRVLLVLQGMDTSGKGGTVKHVIGLFNPSGCRIHAFKAPTPEERSHPFLWRIMKALPGPGEIGIFDRSHYEDVLIARVRELVPRSRLDRRYDEINRFEASLADDGVTVVKVFLHISYEEQRGRLLERLDNPEKHWKFNAGDIEERRMWPAYQKAYAIALERCTTDEAPWYLVPADRKWYRNWAISRLLLEHLEALDPTYPPGDFDVEESRRLLLAT; encoded by the coding sequence GTGGCGAAGAAGGACGGCAGCAGGCAGCGGAAGCGGCAGGACGCGTCCTTGCGTGAGCTGCTCCGCGTCCCCGGGGGCGAGCGCGTCGACCTCGCCGCGTACGACGCCGCCGCGACCCCGGGCGGCCCCGCCGACAAGGCGGCCGGTCTGGCCGCCACGGCCGCCCTCGCACCGCGCCTCGCGGGCCTCCAGGAACGCCTCTACGCGGCGAGCACGGCCGGTGACCGCCGGCGCGTGCTCCTGGTCCTCCAGGGGATGGACACCAGCGGCAAGGGCGGCACGGTCAAGCACGTCATCGGCCTCTTCAACCCGTCCGGCTGCCGTATCCACGCCTTCAAGGCCCCGACGCCGGAGGAGCGGAGCCACCCCTTCCTCTGGCGGATCATGAAGGCGCTCCCCGGTCCGGGCGAGATCGGGATCTTCGACCGCTCGCACTACGAGGACGTGCTCATCGCCCGCGTACGGGAGCTGGTCCCGCGCTCCCGGCTCGACCGCCGCTACGACGAGATCAACCGCTTCGAGGCGTCCCTGGCCGACGACGGCGTGACCGTCGTCAAGGTCTTCCTGCACATCTCGTACGAGGAACAGCGCGGCCGCCTCCTCGAACGCCTGGACAACCCGGAGAAGCACTGGAAGTTCAACGCGGGCGACATCGAGGAGCGCCGCATGTGGCCGGCGTACCAGAAGGCCTACGCGATCGCCCTGGAGCGCTGCACGACGGACGAGGCCCCCTGGTACCTGGTCCCGGCGGACCGCAAGTGGTACCGGAACTGGGCGATCAGCAGGCTGCTGCTCGAACACCTGGAGGCGCTGGACCCGACGTACCCGCCGGGGGACTTCGACGTGGAAGAGAGCCGGCGGCTGCTACTGGCCACGTGA
- a CDS encoding polysaccharide deacetylase family protein, giving the protein MNTSVRNLAALGLLGAALVGCGRGTAETPPAPPAKEPAATGSPSPRASAAAAGPKPARVPAAPPTMAPGPGGLTPVYTRRAKAGEAAGPGTSKAAEKVVALTFDADMTADQGPRAAQGERFDNPQLIATLRRLKVDATVFMTGRWAEEYPDQAKSIGVDPRFEIANHSYSHYAFASPCYGLPTVAKPDMADDVQRAFDAFRDAGAVNVVPYFRFPGGCYDDAALRALAPTGVTAVQWDVVSGDAFAKDADAVAEQVLDGVRPGSLVVMHCTRSAAPVTEQAIRRIVPELRARGYRFVKVSELMRG; this is encoded by the coding sequence GTGAACACTTCTGTACGAAACCTGGCGGCGCTCGGTCTTCTGGGCGCCGCCCTCGTCGGCTGTGGACGGGGCACCGCCGAAACGCCCCCGGCCCCGCCGGCGAAGGAACCGGCCGCCACCGGCAGCCCGTCACCCCGGGCGAGCGCCGCGGCGGCCGGGCCCAAGCCCGCGCGCGTCCCGGCCGCTCCGCCCACCATGGCTCCGGGGCCGGGCGGACTCACCCCCGTGTACACACGCCGGGCGAAAGCGGGGGAGGCCGCGGGGCCGGGCACGTCGAAGGCCGCGGAAAAGGTCGTCGCCCTCACCTTCGACGCCGACATGACGGCCGATCAGGGGCCTCGGGCCGCCCAGGGCGAGCGTTTCGACAATCCGCAGCTCATCGCGACCCTGCGCCGGCTCAAGGTGGACGCGACCGTGTTCATGACGGGCCGCTGGGCGGAGGAGTACCCGGACCAGGCGAAGTCCATCGGCGTCGACCCGCGCTTCGAGATCGCGAACCACTCCTACAGCCACTACGCCTTCGCGTCCCCCTGCTACGGCCTCCCGACCGTCGCCAAGCCCGACATGGCGGACGACGTGCAGCGGGCCTTCGACGCGTTCCGCGACGCCGGGGCGGTGAACGTCGTCCCGTACTTCCGCTTCCCCGGCGGCTGCTACGACGACGCGGCCCTCCGCGCGCTCGCCCCGACCGGTGTCACGGCGGTCCAGTGGGACGTGGTCAGCGGCGACGCCTTCGCGAAGGACGCGGACGCGGTGGCCGAGCAGGTCCTCGACGGCGTGCGGCCGGGCTCGCTGGTCGTCATGCACTGCACGCGCAGCGCGGCCCCGGTCACGGAGCAGGCCATCCGCCGCATCGTCCCGGAACTCCGAGCCCGCGGCTACCGCTTCGTGAAGGTCTCGGAACTGATGCGCGGGTGA
- a CDS encoding ABC transporter, with the protein MTALLRYQTGLLLRSQRWLAPLLLYAAFLGVGVNAGEPVLGALGFTAAALLPVTAWTVRICVTQEPSAARNVVAATAGRGRAHLAALVTGTVLPALVGAVAVLAVTATGDRRGVTAPAAVTTGLLAALACALTGAAVGALASRPFVRAPGWSVAALVLGSLLALVTTGSPAKHAMTALITGARTVTADPPWLACGGAVLLAAACAVLASGATARLE; encoded by the coding sequence ATGACGGCGCTCCTGCGCTACCAGACCGGCCTGCTGCTCCGCTCGCAGCGCTGGCTCGCACCGCTCCTCCTGTACGCGGCCTTCCTCGGCGTCGGCGTCAACGCCGGTGAGCCGGTCCTCGGCGCGCTCGGCTTCACGGCCGCCGCGCTGCTCCCCGTGACCGCCTGGACCGTACGGATCTGCGTCACGCAGGAGCCGTCCGCGGCCCGGAACGTCGTCGCGGCGACGGCCGGCCGGGGCCGCGCGCATCTCGCGGCGCTCGTCACCGGGACCGTGCTGCCCGCGCTCGTCGGCGCGGTCGCGGTCCTCGCGGTGACGGCGACCGGCGACCGGCGGGGTGTCACCGCGCCCGCCGCGGTGACCACGGGGCTCCTGGCCGCGCTGGCCTGTGCCCTGACGGGCGCCGCCGTCGGCGCGCTGGCCTCGCGCCCCTTCGTCCGGGCCCCCGGCTGGTCCGTCGCGGCCCTGGTCCTGGGCTCGCTGCTCGCCCTGGTGACCACCGGCTCACCGGCGAAGCACGCGATGACGGCCCTGATCACCGGCGCCCGCACGGTGACCGCCGACCCGCCGTGGCTCGCCTGCGGCGGCGCCGTGCTCCTCGCGGCGGCGTGCGCGGTCCTCGCGAGCGGGGCCACGGCCCGCCTGGAGTGA
- a CDS encoding ATP-binding cassette domain-containing protein produces MLREVDLDLPAGALVRVVGTNGTGKSTLLRLVAGVDAPTAGRVTDRPPRTAYVPERFPVALPFTATDYLVHLGRVQGLGTAVARTRAGEWLDRFGAGEHARTPMAELSKGTSQKVAVAQALLADPSLLVLDEAWTGLDTGARAELDAAVRSRRAAGGTVVFVDHDPRRLEGEPSAVYEVREGRVREAENPVRPGAGPVGVGVGPVGVGADAIGVGSGPVHAGAGPLGVGVGPVGAGARPVHAGGAGHLGVGAGPIGASPGTLPRVRIIVSGGPRALPPPERLPGHPAVAPGPDGDGTTVLTVDAAHSDALLSALLAASWHIHHLGSEGVRV; encoded by the coding sequence ATCCTCCGCGAGGTGGACCTCGACCTGCCCGCCGGGGCCCTCGTCCGGGTCGTCGGCACGAACGGCACCGGGAAGTCGACGCTGCTCCGGCTCGTCGCCGGGGTCGACGCGCCCACCGCGGGCCGGGTCACGGACCGCCCGCCCCGCACGGCGTACGTCCCCGAACGCTTCCCGGTCGCGCTGCCCTTCACGGCCACCGACTATCTGGTCCACCTGGGGCGCGTCCAGGGTCTTGGCACGGCGGTGGCGCGGACCCGGGCGGGGGAGTGGCTCGATCGCTTCGGCGCGGGCGAGCACGCCCGTACGCCCATGGCGGAGCTCTCCAAGGGCACGAGCCAGAAGGTCGCCGTGGCCCAGGCCCTTCTCGCCGACCCGTCCCTCCTCGTCCTCGACGAGGCCTGGACCGGCCTCGACACGGGCGCGCGTGCGGAACTGGACGCGGCGGTCCGCTCACGCCGGGCGGCCGGCGGAACCGTCGTCTTCGTCGACCACGACCCGCGCCGGCTGGAGGGGGAGCCGTCCGCGGTGTACGAGGTGCGGGAGGGACGGGTCAGGGAGGCCGAGAACCCGGTCAGGCCGGGCGCGGGTCCCGTCGGCGTGGGCGTCGGGCCGGTGGGCGTGGGCGCCGACGCGATCGGCGTGGGCTCGGGGCCGGTCCATGCGGGTGCCGGTCCCCTCGGCGTGGGCGTCGGTCCCGTCGGCGCGGGCGCCCGGCCGGTCCATGCGGGCGGCGCCGGTCACCTCGGCGTGGGCGCCGGGCCGATCGGCGCGAGCCCCGGGACGCTGCCGCGTGTGCGGATCATCGTCTCCGGCGGCCCGCGTGCCCTCCCGCCCCCGGAGCGGCTTCCCGGTCACCCCGCCGTCGCACCCGGACCCGACGGCGACGGGACCACCGTCCTCACCGTCGACGCCGCCCACTCCGACGCCCTGCTGAGCGCGCTCCTCGCCGCCTCCTGGCACATCCACCACCTCGGCTCCGAAGGCGTACGCGTATGA
- a CDS encoding AIM24 family protein: MKSDLFTGEHLAETADFPGMTLQNAKSVKYTVNGEMHARQGSMIAFRGDLQFERKGQGIGGLLKRAVTGEGLALMAVRGRGEAWFAHEAQNCFIVEIEQGDAFSVNGRNVLCFDATLHYEIKTVKGAGMTGGGLFNSVFSGYGKVALMCEGTPIVIPVTPQAPVFVDTDAVVGWSEQLHTSLHRSQSVGSMIRGGSGEAVQLKLEGQGFVVVRPSELTPQKSSG, translated from the coding sequence ATGAAGAGTGATCTTTTCACCGGCGAACACCTCGCCGAGACCGCGGACTTTCCGGGGATGACCCTCCAGAACGCGAAGTCGGTCAAGTACACCGTCAACGGCGAGATGCACGCGCGTCAGGGATCGATGATCGCCTTCCGCGGCGACCTCCAGTTCGAGCGCAAGGGCCAGGGCATCGGCGGCCTGCTCAAGCGGGCCGTCACCGGCGAGGGGCTGGCGCTGATGGCCGTGCGCGGCCGGGGCGAGGCGTGGTTCGCGCACGAGGCGCAGAACTGTTTCATCGTCGAGATCGAGCAGGGCGACGCGTTCTCGGTCAACGGCCGCAACGTGCTCTGCTTCGACGCCACCCTCCACTACGAGATCAAGACCGTGAAGGGCGCCGGCATGACCGGCGGCGGCCTCTTCAACTCCGTCTTCTCCGGATACGGCAAGGTCGCCCTCATGTGCGAGGGCACCCCGATCGTCATCCCCGTCACCCCGCAGGCCCCGGTCTTCGTCGACACCGACGCCGTCGTCGGCTGGAGCGAGCAGCTGCACACCTCGCTCCACCGCTCGCAGTCCGTCGGCTCGATGATCCGCGGCGGCTCGGGCGAGGCGGTGCAGCTGAAGCTGGAGGGCCAGGGCTTCGTGGTCGTCCGGCCCAGCGAGCTGACCCCGCAGAAGTCCTCCGGTTGA
- a CDS encoding peptidyl-tRNA hydrolase: MSSNETDLRDEKPQFVLPLVVRIERDAPPSRTDALETAARAVLEILTDDRSLGEGEWAQAMTDWQDARIRKVVRRARGAEWRRAGALPGITVEGLEAEVRVFPPVPLDGWPKELAKLQVSGTDLDDPVAPGPVPDGAVVLWINPELDMSAGKTMAQAGHGAQLLWWAMGDADRKAWHEAGFPLAVRTASAAEWPALTASGLPLVRDAGFTEIAPGPTVVSEGSPLFASHLRLSRA, translated from the coding sequence GTGAGCAGCAACGAGACCGATCTTCGCGATGAGAAGCCCCAGTTCGTCCTGCCGTTGGTCGTACGGATCGAACGGGACGCGCCGCCGTCCCGTACCGACGCCCTGGAGACCGCCGCACGCGCCGTCCTGGAGATCCTCACCGACGACCGCTCGCTCGGCGAGGGCGAGTGGGCGCAGGCCATGACCGACTGGCAGGACGCCAGGATCCGCAAGGTGGTGCGCCGGGCGCGCGGCGCGGAGTGGCGGCGCGCGGGCGCGCTCCCGGGGATCACGGTCGAGGGCCTGGAGGCGGAGGTACGGGTCTTCCCGCCGGTCCCGCTCGACGGCTGGCCCAAGGAGCTGGCGAAGCTCCAGGTGTCGGGCACGGACCTGGACGACCCGGTGGCGCCGGGACCCGTTCCGGACGGGGCGGTGGTGCTGTGGATCAACCCGGAGCTCGACATGTCGGCGGGCAAGACGATGGCCCAGGCCGGGCACGGGGCGCAGCTGCTGTGGTGGGCGATGGGGGATGCCGACCGGAAGGCCTGGCACGAGGCGGGCTTCCCGCTCGCGGTCCGCACCGCGTCGGCCGCGGAGTGGCCCGCCCTGACGGCGAGCGGTCTCCCGCTGGTCCGGGACGCGGGGTTCACGGAGATCGCCCCCGGCCCCACCGTCGTGTCCGAGGGAAGCCCCCTCTTCGCCTCGCACCTCCGGCTGTCCCGGGCCTGA
- a CDS encoding epoxide hydrolase family protein — MTILADESSRHLRPFRIDVPQEELDDLHERLDRTRWPDELPGVGWAYGIPRGYLQELVRHWRHTYDWRAAEARLNRWPQFTTTIDGADVHFAHIRSPEPDATPLIMTHGWPGSIVEFTEVVGPLTDPRAHGGDPADAFHLVLPSIPGFGREVVGPLTDPRAHGGDPADAFHLVLPSIPGFGLSGPTRETGWEFKRVAAAFAELMERLGYERYGVQGGDWGAVISRELGRTLPDRVIGVHLNLLPNSAVTEEPHTDELDALDPAERARTLASWQRMREWSRDRQGYADIQSTRPQTLAYGLTDSPVGQLAWIAEKFKEWTDSDTCPEDAVDRDLMLTNVMLYWLTGTAGSSARIYYERAHAAYWGTPPEPSDTPTALADFAHDNFIPVRHIAERTNRIVQWTTYDRGGHFAAMEQPELLVGDVRRFFRSFRRASPRSA; from the coding sequence ATGACGATCTTGGCCGACGAGAGCAGCCGCCACCTCCGCCCGTTCCGTATCGACGTCCCCCAGGAAGAGCTGGACGACCTCCACGAGCGCCTGGACCGGACCCGCTGGCCCGACGAGCTGCCCGGGGTGGGGTGGGCGTACGGCATCCCCCGCGGATACCTCCAGGAGCTCGTGCGCCACTGGCGGCACACGTACGACTGGCGGGCGGCGGAGGCCCGGCTGAACCGGTGGCCGCAGTTCACCACCACGATCGACGGGGCCGACGTCCACTTCGCCCACATCCGGTCGCCGGAGCCCGACGCGACCCCGCTGATCATGACGCACGGCTGGCCGGGTTCGATCGTCGAGTTCACCGAGGTCGTGGGCCCCCTCACCGACCCACGGGCGCACGGCGGCGACCCCGCCGACGCCTTCCACCTGGTGCTGCCGAGCATCCCCGGATTCGGACGCGAGGTCGTGGGCCCCCTCACCGACCCACGGGCGCACGGCGGCGACCCCGCCGACGCCTTCCACCTGGTGCTGCCGAGCATCCCCGGATTCGGACTCTCCGGCCCCACCCGGGAGACCGGCTGGGAGTTCAAGCGGGTCGCCGCCGCGTTCGCCGAGCTGATGGAGCGCCTTGGCTACGAGCGGTACGGGGTGCAGGGCGGCGACTGGGGGGCGGTGATCTCCCGGGAGCTCGGCCGGACCCTGCCCGACCGCGTCATCGGTGTGCACCTGAACCTGCTGCCGAACTCGGCCGTGACGGAGGAACCCCACACGGACGAGCTCGACGCGCTGGACCCCGCCGAACGTGCGCGCACCCTTGCCTCCTGGCAGCGGATGCGGGAGTGGAGCCGGGACCGCCAGGGCTACGCCGACATCCAGTCCACCCGGCCGCAGACCCTCGCGTACGGCCTGACCGACTCGCCGGTCGGCCAGCTGGCGTGGATCGCCGAGAAGTTCAAGGAGTGGACCGACTCCGACACGTGTCCCGAGGACGCCGTCGACCGCGACCTGATGCTCACCAACGTGATGCTGTACTGGCTGACCGGCACCGCCGGCTCCTCCGCCCGCATCTACTACGAGCGTGCGCACGCCGCGTACTGGGGGACGCCCCCGGAGCCCTCCGACACACCGACCGCGCTGGCCGACTTCGCGCACGACAACTTCATCCCCGTACGGCACATCGCCGAGCGGACCAACAGGATCGTGCAGTGGACGACGTACGACCGGGGCGGGCACTTCGCGGCCATGGAGCAGCCGGAGCTGCTCGTCGGGGACGTACGGAGGTTCTTCCGGAGCTTCCGGAGGGCCTCCCCCCGTTCGGCGTGA
- a CDS encoding DUF692 family multinuclear iron-containing protein, with translation MTELGIGIGWRPEIADAVEGLSGIDWVEVVAENICADHLPDSLTRLRERGVTVVPHGVSLGLGGADRPDPARLAALGEKAVALGAPLVTEHIAFVRAGGPLTATPQLEAGHLLPVPRTWDALDVLCENVRIAQDALPVPLALENIAALVSWPGEEMSEGRFLAELVERTGVRLLIDVANLHTNHVNRGEDPARALSELPVEAIAYVHVAGGVERDGVWHDTHAHPVPGAVLDVLADLASRVTPPGVLLERDDDFPPGEELGDELRAIRATLTGASRVARSGAGHGVRAPRGGTGTVPTAAAQPLLIGAGARVSGGPMPGVVPATPAPTAPVAPTPVATGPAPREGARQRVAVAQAALLSALVAGTPVPEGFDSRRLGVQSRALAAKRAGVVAKVAPELPEILGKGYRPAFLAYARSRPMTGGYRRDALDFAEHLLVAGRPEDPAARRRLTEWWQDRSGSRPPGRATRLVRAARHALVRK, from the coding sequence ATGACGGAACTCGGCATCGGCATCGGCTGGCGTCCCGAGATCGCTGACGCGGTGGAGGGCCTGTCCGGCATCGACTGGGTGGAGGTCGTCGCGGAGAACATCTGCGCCGACCATCTGCCCGACTCCCTGACCCGGCTGCGCGAGCGCGGCGTCACCGTCGTGCCGCACGGCGTCTCGCTGGGGCTCGGGGGCGCGGACCGCCCCGACCCGGCGCGGCTCGCCGCGCTCGGCGAGAAGGCGGTGGCGCTCGGGGCGCCGCTGGTCACGGAACACATCGCGTTCGTACGGGCCGGGGGGCCGCTCACCGCGACCCCGCAGCTCGAAGCGGGCCATCTGCTTCCCGTGCCCAGGACCTGGGACGCGCTCGACGTGCTCTGCGAGAACGTACGGATCGCGCAGGACGCGCTGCCCGTGCCGCTCGCCCTGGAGAACATCGCGGCGCTCGTCTCGTGGCCGGGCGAGGAGATGTCGGAGGGACGCTTCCTGGCGGAGCTGGTGGAGCGTACGGGGGTACGGCTCCTCATCGACGTCGCCAATCTGCACACCAACCACGTCAACCGGGGCGAGGACCCGGCGCGGGCCCTGTCGGAGCTGCCGGTGGAGGCGATCGCCTACGTGCACGTGGCGGGGGGTGTCGAGCGGGACGGGGTCTGGCACGACACGCACGCGCATCCCGTGCCGGGGGCGGTGCTGGACGTGCTGGCGGATCTCGCGTCCCGGGTGACGCCGCCGGGGGTGCTGCTGGAGCGGGACGACGACTTTCCTCCCGGGGAGGAGTTGGGCGACGAGCTCCGCGCCATCCGGGCGACCCTGACCGGGGCTTCCCGAGTGGCGCGCAGTGGAGCGGGGCACGGGGTGAGGGCACCGCGTGGTGGGACGGGGACTGTGCCCACGGCGGCGGCGCAGCCGTTGCTCATCGGGGCCGGTGCCCGGGTCTCGGGTGGGCCGATGCCCGGCGTGGTCCCCGCGACACCCGCCCCCACGGCACCCGTCGCCCCGACACCCGTCGCCACCGGGCCCGCTCCCCGCGAGGGTGCTCGGCAGCGCGTCGCCGTCGCTCAGGCCGCCCTGCTGTCCGCGCTCGTCGCCGGGACTCCCGTGCCCGAGGGGTTCGACAGCCGGCGGCTCGGCGTACAGAGCCGGGCGCTCGCGGCCAAGCGGGCCGGGGTCGTCGCGAAGGTCGCACCGGAGCTCCCCGAGATCCTGGGCAAGGGCTACCGGCCCGCGTTCCTCGCGTACGCCAGATCCCGGCCCATGACCGGCGGCTACCGCCGGGACGCGCTCGACTTCGCCGAGCATCTCCTTGTCGCGGGGCGGCCGGAGGACCCGGCGGCCCGGCGGCGGCTCACGGAGTGGTGGCAGGACCGTTCCGGCAGCCGCCCGCCGGGCCGCGCCACCCGGCTCGTCCGGGCCGCCCGGCACGCACTGGTACGGAAGTGA
- a CDS encoding TIGR04222 domain-containing membrane protein — protein MFVNVLAALYYLAGIAGITLLVSRVVRTRGGPGGPVHDRYEAAFLNGGPARVVDSALSALQADGRLAIGGPGIVAVVRPVAYDPVERAVLQAHAAAPHGALHHLRLAVMRHPAVQEIGDGLAARGLVVDPATRRTTGRWCGVLAVTAFVLFPVSIVLTVVDFAATVDTDSGMPVPFIFKVVPILLAALVTAIVCGSLTGRQITPAGRRAVFAFGRAHAHLADAGLLVALHGLRALPDPVLREQLVAAARIYGPPRRRGRGGRRPLPQYQYGTSGAEDAFAAATVWCAGTSACGGGGGGSWGGGGGGSSCSGGGSGSSCSSGACSGGGSSCGGGGGGGSSCSSSSSSSCSSSSSSGSSCSSSSS, from the coding sequence GTGTTCGTGAACGTCCTGGCCGCGCTCTACTACCTCGCCGGCATCGCCGGCATCACGCTGCTCGTGAGCCGGGTCGTCCGGACCCGAGGCGGACCGGGCGGACCGGTCCACGACCGGTACGAGGCCGCCTTCCTCAACGGCGGCCCCGCCAGGGTCGTCGACTCCGCCCTGTCCGCCCTCCAGGCGGACGGCAGGCTGGCGATCGGCGGCCCCGGCATCGTGGCCGTCGTCCGCCCCGTGGCGTACGACCCGGTGGAGCGCGCCGTGCTCCAGGCGCACGCCGCCGCACCGCACGGGGCCCTGCACCACCTTCGGCTCGCCGTCATGCGGCACCCGGCGGTCCAGGAGATCGGCGACGGGCTCGCGGCGCGCGGGCTCGTCGTCGACCCGGCGACCCGGCGCACCACGGGCCGGTGGTGCGGCGTGCTCGCCGTCACGGCGTTCGTGCTCTTCCCGGTGTCGATCGTCCTCACGGTCGTGGACTTCGCCGCCACCGTGGACACCGACTCCGGGATGCCGGTCCCGTTCATCTTCAAGGTGGTGCCGATCCTGCTCGCCGCGCTGGTCACCGCCATCGTCTGCGGGTCGCTCACCGGCCGGCAGATCACCCCGGCCGGGCGGCGCGCGGTCTTCGCGTTCGGGCGGGCGCACGCCCATCTCGCGGACGCGGGCCTGCTGGTGGCCCTGCACGGGCTGCGGGCGCTGCCCGATCCGGTGCTGCGGGAGCAGTTGGTGGCCGCCGCCCGGATCTACGGGCCGCCACGGCGGCGCGGACGGGGCGGCCGGCGTCCCCTGCCGCAGTACCAGTACGGCACCTCGGGCGCGGAGGACGCCTTCGCGGCGGCCACGGTGTGGTGCGCGGGGACCAGTGCCTGTGGCGGCGGAGGTGGCGGAAGCTGGGGCGGAGGCGGGGGCGGAAGCTCCTGCTCCGGCGGGGGCTCCGGGTCGTCGTGCTCGTCCGGGGCCTGCTCCGGGGGCGGCTCCAGCTGTGGCGGGGGTGGGGGCGGCGGAAGCTCGTGCTCGAGTTCAAGCTCCAGCTCGTGCTCCAGCTCCAGTTCCAGCGGGAGTTCGTGCTCCAGCTCCAGCAGCTGA